The Anolis carolinensis isolate JA03-04 chromosome 2, rAnoCar3.1.pri, whole genome shotgun sequence genome contains the following window.
ggcgtggatgatgggttgtgttgtcaaattttgaggttggggggcctgtacttttgttgttttgtgaattgccgtgatgccatcactcttttatatatatagatagatatagatatagatatatttatactgtatataaaatggcaaaatcattgtTGCTTTTTTAgaatttgtataaatattttcaagctgttgatGGTTgattctgtggatgcagaatccatggatatggtggGCTGACTGCATTGTATTTCACTCTCATTCTTTGCCTTTTGCACAGCCTTTGGCTACAAAGACCCTTCCCAAACTTTTCTGAAATTGATTCTGGCCTTCAATTGAAAGACCTTTTCCACCTCTTCTAAATAGTTTCCCTTATCATGCTGCAGTAGGTATGTTGCAATCATAATCAAAGGGGAAATATTTGGCACTCATTTTAGGAACACTGTACCTTCTCCTCCTTTTGCACTCTTCATAAGGAATAGTCAGGAAATACTTTTTATCCCATATATCACTGAGAGGCCTGtaagaataaagtagtaaatGAAGTGTGCTTATTTTCTATATACTATTTACTGTAGTTTGCTAAACTTACTTACTTATAGTTATATAGAAGGAACCCTTCAACAATTAAGATATGGATTTCTTCAGCTCTTTTCTGACCAACATGTGTCCTTTCTGGTGGTCTTGTCAACACAGAATCTTCTGGATTGCTCATCCAAGAACGTATGCTCATCACCATTTTTTCCATGTACAAGGCATCAAGAACTAAAAGACACATTTTGCCTTTATTGTTCAGATTGAGGTTCAAAGCCTGCATGACTTCCATTCATGAGATACTTGAATTAATGCTTTGGGACATAATGAGAAGAATGGAAAAAaggagaaattatttt
Protein-coding sequences here:
- the nmrk1 gene encoding nicotinamide riboside kinase 1 isoform X2, coding for MEVMQALNLNLNNKGKMCLLVLDALYMEKMVMSIRSWMSNPEDSVLTRPPERTHVGQKRAEEIHILIVEGFLLYNYKPLSDIWDKKYFLTIPYEECKRRRSKRIYNPPDPPGYFDGHVWPMYLKHKKEMEENETGIVYLDGMQSQEKLYSRVFNDIAHEMEKAGEQRTIMNV